A single genomic interval of Hemibagrus wyckioides isolate EC202008001 linkage group LG13, SWU_Hwy_1.0, whole genome shotgun sequence harbors:
- the hpdl gene encoding 4-hydroxyphenylpyruvate dioxygenase-like protein isoform X2, translating to MAAYLSRLHHISLHVSNVDKLAQDLVSKFQFRVFAARLTAGARQLAFRKGAAVFVVNERPNSGGDGLLEHRKRRVAHSDVDDVGPGRSGNVLYDVRPHYSVDTACNVCFEVEDVERSSESLRARGCDLLVPPTRVGDDGGLVTYSVVKSVVGNVCHTLLDTSRYRGPFLPGFCEVVTGAAEEDTRCPVTHFDHVTYACPRRSTAEVMRWYERNFGFQRFFISSNEDTEEGYVLDQDGIGLRLTAMEYWKCSEAGIKFPFKDRKEPDCKFVIAESLPEQGQNQVDTFLEQHKGPGIQHIGLFTPDIVSTAHTMANASVQFFSPPAAYYTKVGKQQEIEEAGHDPKALMQHGILLDTDLRRNHEDPSSGSKRYLLQVFTKPIFSEDTLFLELIERHGATGFGEGNIRALWRSVQSYMEKKEDNLERSELQELKSKQTGQH from the exons ATGGCGGCCTACTTGAGCCGCCTGCACCACATTTCATTGCACGTCTCTAACGTGGATAAACTCGCTCAGGATCTCGTGTCTAAGTTCCAGTTCAGGGTGTTCGCCGCCAGACTGACGGCCGGAGCTCGGCAGCTTGCTTTCCGTAAAGGAGCCGCGGTGTTCGTGGTGAATGAGAGACCGAACTCCGGCGGAGATGGGCTGCTGGAACACCGGAAACGGCGGGTCGCTCATTCAGACGTGGACGATGTCGGTCCAGGACGCTCCGGTAACGTCCTGTACGACGTGCGTCCGCACTACTCCGTGGACACCGCGTGCAACGTGTGCTTCGAAGTCGAGGACGTAGAGAGGTCGTCGGAGTCGCTGCGCGCACGCGGCTGCGACCTGCTCGTTCCGCCCACGCGCGTCGGTGACGACGGCGGTCTCGTGACTTACTCGGTCGTGAAGTCTGTTGTGGGCAACGTCTGCCACACACTTCTGGACACGAGTCGGTACCGAGGGCCCTTTTTGCCCGGATTTTGTGAGGTCGTCACCGGGGCGGCGGAGGAGGACACGCGGTGTCCCGTGACGCATTTTGATCATGTCACCTACGCGTGCCCGAGACGGAGCACGGCCGAGGTGATGCGCTGGTACGAGAGGAACTTCGGCTTCCAGAGGTTCTTCATCTCCAG TAACGAGGACACAGAGGAAGGCTATGTGTTGGATCAGGATGGAATCGGTCTGCGTTTGACTGCCATGGAGTACTGGAAATGCAGCGAGGCGGGAATCAAGTTCCCTTTTAAAGACAGAAAGGAGCCGGACTGCAAGTTCGTCATCGCAGAATCTCTGCCTGAGCAAG GCCAGAATCAGGTGGACACGTTCCTGGAGCAGCACAAAGGTCCAGGTATCCAGCACATCGGCCTGTTCACGCCGGACATCGTGTCAACGGCACACACCATGGCCAACGCCTCCGTTCAGTTCTTCTCTCCTCCTGCAGCCTACTACACCAAG GTGGGGAAGCAGCAGGAGATCGAGGAGGCGGGGCATGATCCCAAAGCCCTCATGCAGCACGGCATCCTGTTAGACACAGACCTGCGGAGGAACCACGAGGATCCGAGCTCAGGCAGTAAGAG GTACCTGCTGCAGGTGTTCACCAAGCCCATCTTCTCTGAGGACACGCTCTTCCTGGAGCTGATCGAGCGGCACGGAGCCACCGGGTTCGGAGAGGGGAACATCCGAGCTCTGTGGAGATCCGTTCAGTCTTAcatggagaagaaggaggacaaTCTAGAGCGTTCTGAATTACAGGAACTGAAAAGCAAGCAAACTGGACAGCACTGA
- the hpdl gene encoding 4-hydroxyphenylpyruvate dioxygenase-like protein isoform X1, with protein sequence MAAYLSRLHHISLHVSNVDKLAQDLVSKFQFRVFAARLTAGARQLAFRKGAAVFVVNERPNSGGDGLLEHRKRRVAHSDVDDVGPGRSGNVLYDVRPHYSVDTACNVCFEVEDVERSSESLRARGCDLLVPPTRVGDDGGLVTYSVVKSVVGNVCHTLLDTSRYRGPFLPGFCEVVTGAAEEDTRCPVTHFDHVTYACPRRSTAEVMRWYERNFGFQRFFISSNEDTEEGYVLDQDGIGLRLTAMEYWKCSEAGIKFPFKDRKEPDCKFVIAESLPEQGQNQVDTFLEQHKGPGIQHIGLFTPDIVSTAHTMANASVQFFSPPAAYYTKVGKQQEIEEAGHDPKALMQHGILLDTDLRRNHEDPSSGSKSRYLLQVFTKPIFSEDTLFLELIERHGATGFGEGNIRALWRSVQSYMEKKEDNLERSELQELKSKQTGQH encoded by the exons ATGGCGGCCTACTTGAGCCGCCTGCACCACATTTCATTGCACGTCTCTAACGTGGATAAACTCGCTCAGGATCTCGTGTCTAAGTTCCAGTTCAGGGTGTTCGCCGCCAGACTGACGGCCGGAGCTCGGCAGCTTGCTTTCCGTAAAGGAGCCGCGGTGTTCGTGGTGAATGAGAGACCGAACTCCGGCGGAGATGGGCTGCTGGAACACCGGAAACGGCGGGTCGCTCATTCAGACGTGGACGATGTCGGTCCAGGACGCTCCGGTAACGTCCTGTACGACGTGCGTCCGCACTACTCCGTGGACACCGCGTGCAACGTGTGCTTCGAAGTCGAGGACGTAGAGAGGTCGTCGGAGTCGCTGCGCGCACGCGGCTGCGACCTGCTCGTTCCGCCCACGCGCGTCGGTGACGACGGCGGTCTCGTGACTTACTCGGTCGTGAAGTCTGTTGTGGGCAACGTCTGCCACACACTTCTGGACACGAGTCGGTACCGAGGGCCCTTTTTGCCCGGATTTTGTGAGGTCGTCACCGGGGCGGCGGAGGAGGACACGCGGTGTCCCGTGACGCATTTTGATCATGTCACCTACGCGTGCCCGAGACGGAGCACGGCCGAGGTGATGCGCTGGTACGAGAGGAACTTCGGCTTCCAGAGGTTCTTCATCTCCAG TAACGAGGACACAGAGGAAGGCTATGTGTTGGATCAGGATGGAATCGGTCTGCGTTTGACTGCCATGGAGTACTGGAAATGCAGCGAGGCGGGAATCAAGTTCCCTTTTAAAGACAGAAAGGAGCCGGACTGCAAGTTCGTCATCGCAGAATCTCTGCCTGAGCAAG GCCAGAATCAGGTGGACACGTTCCTGGAGCAGCACAAAGGTCCAGGTATCCAGCACATCGGCCTGTTCACGCCGGACATCGTGTCAACGGCACACACCATGGCCAACGCCTCCGTTCAGTTCTTCTCTCCTCCTGCAGCCTACTACACCAAG GTGGGGAAGCAGCAGGAGATCGAGGAGGCGGGGCATGATCCCAAAGCCCTCATGCAGCACGGCATCCTGTTAGACACAGACCTGCGGAGGAACCACGAGGATCCGAGCTCAGGCAGTAAGAG CAGGTACCTGCTGCAGGTGTTCACCAAGCCCATCTTCTCTGAGGACACGCTCTTCCTGGAGCTGATCGAGCGGCACGGAGCCACCGGGTTCGGAGAGGGGAACATCCGAGCTCTGTGGAGATCCGTTCAGTCTTAcatggagaagaaggaggacaaTCTAGAGCGTTCTGAATTACAGGAACTGAAAAGCAAGCAAACTGGACAGCACTGA